GGACTTGTCGAGCAATCAGTTGCATCGATCTGTGAAGCCTCCCATATTCTCGTGCTTTGGTGACATTGCTTTGGCTATTGGGGAGAATTTCGAGAAGTATTTGATGTATGCGATGCCCATGCTTCAGGGTGCAGCTGAACTATCTGTACATACATCTGCGGTTGATGATGATATGATTGAATACACTAATCTTTTAAGAAATGGGATTTTGGAGGCGTATTCAGGTATCTTTCAAGGTTTCAAAGGCTCACCCAAAACACAGCTATTATTATCATATGTTCCCCATGTCCTCCAATTCTTGGATAACCTATACATGGAGAAAGACATGTAAGTTTTCTCACCTGCTTTTTTCTTTTATGGCCTTGTTTGATAAATCCATGAGCTTGCTTGATGTAGGGTTATTTGGAACCATATCAATTTTTGGTAATTTGACTCAATAATAACCTCAAATAATTTACCTTTTTCATCAACTAGATCTTTTGTagaagaattattttaaaaaacatccTACATGAAACAAGCTCTTAAGATATTTGGTTGTGTCAAACTACTACTAATAAGTAGATGTGTGTCTCTTCTTAGGGATGAGGTTGTGAGTAAGACGGCAATTGGTGTCCTGGGAGACCTAGCAGACACATTGGGTCCAAATGCAGGACCTCTGATTCAGCAATCGGTGTCATGCAAAGAATTCTTGAACGAGTGTTTGTCGTCTGACGATCATTTGGTTAAGGAATCTGCTGAGTGGGCTAAGTTGGCTATAGGTAAGGCTATTAGCTTTTGAGATCACTTTCTTGGCTGCTGTATATTCTGTAAGTCCTTGCATGCATTTGGGTGTCCTGGTTTTGCATACCATGAGTCTGGTCGTCGGGTCGGGTCAATCACCATTTTCGGAGGAAGGTTTTGTCAGGTTTCATGTCCAACTTTAATATCTTGTTGAAGCTGAGGAGAAAGAGTGAGATAAGATGTGGTTAATTTTTGCTCTCAATCTCTTCAATAGTCATCACAGTTCTTGCGAGTTCTGACAATGAGACGGGGAAGATTCGTCTGTTCTAGCCTCCATTTTGGGTATATGTTtccttatttgtttttttttgggtttttttgcCCGGTTGCAGAAATGCAGTGTCGAAATTGTTGCATACATTTGTTATTTATTGACGTTAGCGGCGATATATTGGTCTGGTTTTTTCTTTGTTCATCATATGTATTATTGCTGCAACATACATATGCTTTGGTCAAGTGGATTTGTTGACACCCACATAGTTATATTTATTGCATACATACTCTGTTGTTGCaaaatacattacaagttttgttTATTAAAGTCATGCATTTGGTCATTTGATTGTCTTAAGTTGTTGCAAATatgtaaatgttttttttgtttttctggTCAATGTATACCCCCTTTGatcaattaaaatttgtttatttttttctagtttTGATATGGGTTTATCTAATTGTGTACTTTCCTTTCTTTGTGGTTATGCATTTTTATTAGAAGCTTAAACTCATTTGGATTGACAATGTTCTTAGGATCTTGCTGCTGGAATTAATTCAAGGACATAGCACCATCTCAATAAAATTGGTGATAATACATTGTTATTTTGTATGATGAattgattaatttgattttacagacaaagtaataaaataattaattgaattaatttcaaataattatttcacaattttgatttaattttggGTATAAAAACCTCCTATAGTTAATGAGAGTAAGTAATCTCTTTTCTAGTCTAAATGTACCAAGATGTCTATATCTCTAGTCTCTCAGTTCGAGCCCGAGCCTGTTAGACAACAAATTATACGCGCtagttaaatgtgtttgcgggttatgtgCTTAATTCAAATGAGAAGTGAAACCgtcgttctaaaaaaaatagaggtAAGTAACTCACCTATATCAGTAGAAAGATTTATGAAACCACTAAACTGAATTTTTTAACTTCGCATATGGGCTCATAGTTCTAATAGGCGTTAACTATAAGTTTGATAACATCGCATTCAAAAGTTATCATAAGCTAGGCGATAAAAAGTTACCAGAGTACAATTAACTTCGAATTTGAAATCAGTACTTATATACCgataatttaattacaatttataaaaataaataaatttttaattatctatttttattattatttgctttctaaagtaaatataaatagtagtttgatatttgtttttcaaaacaaaattttaaatataactatattgtttagtaatatatttttttgttataaaataaaattgaactaAACGAGTAAACCGATATTCTAACCGACCAAATTGAATTACTCAGTAAATCGAAATCATCGGTTTGAGATTTTCAAAAACAgattttaacggtttatttgTGTATTTTCGAGTCAAATCGACTTAATCGAAGATATTACAACCTAGTTTGTACACTTATCATTCTTATTTGCtctatattattcaatttattgattaaacttGTACATGTAAGTTTGATTTTAACACTATTGTAATCCatcaacaaaatattaaagtgtttactttatttttataaattttaaatataaaattttatttccatAATTCAATTCATTAAAACATAGATAacttattttctaataaacaaattaatttttcaaaaatttcaataaaaaattcaaataacccaacatcaaatAAGCTTATATGTTCAGAttggaataataattatttgaaaaaaaacatttaaagtaattaatattttagtgttttattgataaattaatttataaggtaaaaaaaaatcaattattctaATTATACTTTTCAGTCCTAACATGGAGAAGGAATAACAAACGGTGCTTAGAAAATAGTAAGGGCCAGAATTCCCTATCTTGCATCaactaaacaattttatcatcaaattaaatacaaCCGTCAGATGAAAAGTTAATAATCTTAAACCTTTAATCCAACGGATAAAAATGCTTGCCAACGTTTCACGACATTTCTAATCATATATCCAACTCATACTCTCTCTCCTCTgtaaatctctctctctctctcttcttcttctccacgGAGGCATTCATTCGCTTATCCCAATTCCCAATAGTAAACGATAACAACAACACTCTGATCAAATTCGAACTGTTGATAATGGTGGAATGTTCTAATTTCTAAGATTTGGTGCATAATTTACAGTGAAAAGTATATTTGTATCATTGTGTAGTACACAATTGTTGAATCATGCCAGGTTTGGTATCAGTGAAGACGCCACCGGAAGTTCCACCTTTACGAATTGCAGTTTCCGATGACAGTCATCAGATCGGCTCTGCTTCCGAGAGATCTGAATCATTGAACACGAAATCTGCATCACCGATGCCTAGAAGACCTGCATCGCCTTCTCCATCGACTTCTCGTGCAAAACCGTCGCCGGATCGTGGATCGGGGAAGAAGAAATCGCCTGAGAAGCCTTTAATCGATGAAACATCGCTTGATAATCCTGACCTTGGACCGTTTCTGTTAAAACTTGCGCGTGATACGATTGCGTCAGGTGATGGACCGAGTAAGGCGTTGGATTATGCATTGCGAGCGGCGAGGTCGTTTGAGAGGTGTACAGTTGATGGTGAGCCGAGTTTGGATTTTGCAATGAGTTTGCATGTTGTGGCGGCGATTTATTGTAGTTTGGGAAGGTTTGATGAGGCGATTCCGGTTCTTGAGAGGGCTATTAAGGTGCCGGAGGTGTCTAGAGGAGTGGATCATGCTTTAGCGGCTTTTTCTGGTTATATGCAGTTGGGAGATACTCATTCGATGTTGGGACAGCTTGAGCAATCGATACAGTGCTATAAAGAAGGGTTGAATATACAGACTGAAGCATTGGGGGATACAGATCCGAGAGTTGCAGAAACCTGCAGGTAGATTATCATCTTTTCTTTACTTGATCAGATCATGAAAACATGCATTACAGTGAAAAAACTGAAATTTCCAGATGGAATTAGAACTGATATTTACCAGTCTAGTTTAAGAACATGTATTAGAAGCAGAGAGAAGCATATATCCCTCATTGCAGGTTTCTAAATGGCCTGAACTCTGAATATAGTACTGGATTTTGCTTCTCTACAAAAGGAATTACAACATTAGTTTAATGAGATAACATATTTGCACTCAGTTTATAAATGAAGATAACACTCTTGACCACtcaatttgtttcattttgtgaAGCAAAATTTGTCGAGAATCTTTGAACCTCTGTAAAAAAGGAAggaaatatagtttttttttgtaggtCATATCAAGCTTGGTTTCTAGAAATTAAAGGTGCACATGTATAGAAGAGTTGAGTGGAAGAAATTAAGGAAATTAACATAACCTCAAGAAGGATGTAAGTTAactagtttttctttttttaataatttaggaaGGTATGACAATTCACAACTTCAACTTAAAACGTTCTTAGTGTGATTCAAACCCGAGATCTATGTTCTCTTTGGCAAGACACATcgggaaaataatatttagaaagtACAACAAGCAAAATAAGCATGTCTCGAGTTGAGAAAGTAAAATGGGTATTTGATGTGCAAGATATTACTCCTTCTGTCTAATTTCCACtgtaaatattttttccatTTGTTTGTTATAATCTTGTATGGCTATACTCTTTATGTAATTCTATCTAGTTGACTTGCACAATATCTAAATTCacacctattttttttttcttgggattttgtatgaaaatagtaagatgatttaataaatGGTCAGAATTGTCTTCTTTAAATGGGTTGAAGgaatagttttatatttttgagttttGTCTTTCAAATTCACCTTAATATGCAGTAAAGTTTCCAACTTTGAACAGATACTTAGCCGAGGCTCATGTTCAAGCTCTTCAATTCGACGAGGCAGAAATTTTATCCAAAAGAACTCTCGAAATTCACCGCATCCATAACTCACCTGCATCTCTCGAGGAAGCAGCTGACCGAAGATTGATGGCCCTTATATGCGAGGCGAAAGGAGATCTTGAGACAGCTCTTGAACATCTAGTTCTCGCTAGTATGGCAATGATAGCAAATGGTCTAGAACACGAAGTTGCTTCAATTGATGTTGGCATTGGCAATATATACATGTCCCTTTCACGTTTCGACGAAGCAGTCTTCTCCTATCAGAAAGCACTAACCGTTTTCAAATCTTCAAAGGGTGACAACCACCCTTCTGTTGCCTCTGTTTACGTAAGACTTGCGGATCTATATTACAAAACAGGCAAGATTCGCGAATCCAAATCCTACTGCGAAAATGCACTTCGAATATATGGAAAACCTGTCCCTGGAACAGCCACAGAAGAAATTGCGAGTGGACTGACAGAAATTTCGTCGATTTATGAATCTTCTGATGAACCAGATGAGGCACTGAAGCTCTTGCAGAAGGCGATGAAACTACTAGAGGACAAACCGGGGCAGCAAAGTACTATTGCTGGTATAGAAGCTAGGATGGGTGTTATGTTTTATGTGATTGGAAGGAATGAAGATGCTCGGAATTCTTTTGAGAGTGCTGTGGCTAAACTTCGAGCTGGCGGTGAAAGGAAATCTGCATTCTTTGGCATTTTATTGAACCAAATGGGCTTGGCTAGTGTTCAATTGTTCAAGATTGATGAAGCAGTTGAGTTATTTGAAGAAGCAAGAGAGGTCTTGGAAAAAGAATGTGGACCATGTCATCAAGATACTATTGGAGTTTACAGCAATCTTGCTGCAACTTATGATGCTATGGGAAGGTAATCATCCCTTCTTATCAAACTTCGGTTTCATGATCAGTATTGcactgttttattttattttataaattattaaattctagaccttgtttgatttgggCTTATTTGAATAGCAAgttggttattttcaaataactccgTCTCATATAGGTTATGAAAAACCAAGATCGTCTCATATAGGTTATGAAAAACCAAGATCGTCTCATATAGGTTATGAAAAACCAAGATCGTCTCATATAGGTTATGAAAAACCAAGATCTTGTTTGATGcaagtttattgaaaaaataggttatttgggtaaaaagacaTGATGgtaaaaatatacaatttttaaaaatgaaactaGACAGTGTTTTCGTCGACGATTTAAATGAtgtgattaataaatatattgttgattagatagtgagttatttgaaattaatctcaaataacgcACATTAAATAGGGCCGACGTTATTTGAGTAAAaagggtataaatatataaggaatctatttttttaaaaatagagggtattttgaCATTTGTTGAGGATTTGAATCATGTGATCTATGAATAGATTGTTGATTGAAtagtgagttatttgaaattaatctcaaataacccaaatcagTCTAATGTCGATATTATttgagtataaatatataaattttatttttgaaatggtgattgttttgttatttttgttgatCATCTGAATAGCGTGATTGATGATTGTACATTgagttaattagaaataatCTGAATTAACTCAAATCAATCAGGGCCCTAATGCCCTAATGACAGTACATGAGAAATGGTACTACATATGGACAAGGGCTCGGAGATATGATTTGATATCTACCCGAGCTAAAACCTTTTCACAAAATCTACCTAGGtcaattagttatatatatacaaaacaTTTTGGGCCACCCGGGCTACAACCCAAGTTGTCTTATGGGTAGATCCGACcttgcatatggatttgttatACAAATAGTTTAGAATGTGTTGTTTAACTCTATTGTTCTGATCTTATTATAGAATAGAAGATGCAATTGAGATTTTGGAGCATGTTATGAAACTGAGAGAAGAGAAGCTTGGAACAGCAAATCCAGATTTTGATGACGAAAAGAAAAGGCTAAATGAGCTGCTGAAAGAAGCAGGCAGATCGCGGAACAAGAAGGCGAAATCGTTGGAGAACCTCATCGATCCCAACACTAAGAGGACTACTACCAGTAGTAGTAATAAGAAGGATTCGTCGAAGAAATGGTCTGCATTTGGATTTAGAAGttaaaattggttttattttttctttctttaattctTGTTCTTGTAATGTATAATTTCATTGTATAGGTTTCTTCATTCACTTTGGCTTTCCCTTTTGTGTGAgcttttgtttgtttttattcacTATTTGTTCTTTGAGTTATGTTTGTGACTGAAAATGTTCCACTCTGAAAATTGACCTTTGATTATTTCTTCCATATTTATTCACAATTTAGTCATCCAAATTGTTGGTTTAGGTTTTGTATGAATAACAAAATTCTCTAGGGCTGAATTACCTTTTCATGTTGAGTTATTTGTGATttgtattagttttttttaacaaaaaaatttgtTTCATGGATGTAcaaaaattgagtttttaattGCTTAACTTATTCTAATgttttttatacttaaatattttaattaataaattaaataattagaggTGAAGAGTGAAGTCTTTCTTAACTCATCCAAATATGATATTATGATTCAATTCTTAGTTTATTGGTTGGTCTTATGTAGTTCATATCATTCCATTCTAGTTGGCTAAGACGGATCTACAAGGGATTTagtcatacaaaaaaaattaacggTAAAAATGTCacctttaatttctttttttttttcaatttaattcaatatttgtttttttaattttaaaaaagatgataaaaaaacacatttattCGCTCCTTATATCtatattttctcttaattttttcaaatttatcttAACAAAAATTCAAACTCAGTCTCACTAGACTTGTTAACGATATTTTGTTCAAGTTTTTATTCACCTCCTTCTTAACAAGAAAAGAGATGAATCGAATTTGAAGTTATTTTCGTATGTTTAGTAAAAGGTGGTTCaaatgcatttttaaaatgtattatcaCATTATTTATACCTGTTGTTTTCGTTgtttggattatatatatatatagatagtccattatcattttataatatttttttgtgctTATTAATCATCGAACATgaacaactttcaattttgttaaaaatatttgtcaaaaatgAATCTCActgttttgattaattattaatcatcGAACATgaacaactttcaattttgttaaaaatatttgtcaaaaatgAATATCACTGTTTTGATTAATTTGTTCGACTTATCtaattcatcatttcaaaatacatagaatttatttttgtctcgTTTATCATTATATAACTTAGATGAGTTCgtctattatttataattttttgtttaatatataaaataaaattaaaggttTGTTTAgttcctaaattaaaaatttaaaaatagaattaatccttcattaaaaaaaataaaaaataaaaataaaatagttattaataattgtatttgTAATTTATGTAGTATAGAATTTAAGAACACTATTAATAcaactttactttttttttttttttcaaatgcatTAAAACACTTGCATTTCCCGCCCTCTCTGAAATTCTCAATCTATGattttgcagttcctctttgaGAATCTATCGTCTTCTCTCAATATCTGATTTGAAGTAATTTTGAGCATTTCGATTTCCTGTGTGTGATAATGGTGAATGGAAAGCGATGGTCGGTGACCTACACGAAGCATATCAAGCAGAAGCGTAAAGTATACCAGGACGGTTACTTAGAGCTCGAAACTTCAGCAAACAAGGTATTCTATGCTCTCTCTCCTTCAAATCTTCTACGATTCCTATTTATTTCTTAGTAGTTCAACTGAATGCAATGTTACATAGGAAGATATATAGACGTAAATAAAGTTAGTTGAGAAATCTGTATATATAGTTGTTCAATTGACGAGGAATCACTATTACAATTACATCGTCTTTAGAAACGCACTGCATATTGGAGTTGCTTTCATAGCGTCAATTGCATTAGTTGAGAATGATATACCATTGAGCAAAAATCAGAGAGAGGCGGAAATTATACTTGAATCTATGTTAAAATGTGTTATGTTTCCTCCCTATTTGCAGATTACACTTTATGATGATTGTGAGAAGCTCCTTGGAAGCAGGATTGTGAAGATAGGTGATAATGTTAGTTCAGGCGAAACAATTGCTTTTGATTCATATCTGGTTGATATTGGGGAGGTTGATGGAGGTTGTGCCCCGGTGACTAGCCTGAATGAAGATTGTGTTTTGATTGTGAAAGAGAATTTTCAACAGAAGAATAGGAAAATTACAGAAACAGTTGGTTTGGGTCATGGGAATCGGTTCAGACACAACCTACTTCCTTCTGGTATTATCTTCTCTACATAAGACTATTGCGTCATGAAAGTGTTGTTCTTTTTGTATATCGTCCAGCTTATTTTATTTACCTCAACCTTTTTTATTCACTTCAGAAGATACTAAACCAATTTTGAGGAAAAATATAACATCGAGCAAGCTAAGTCCATCACAAAGGATCATTCAAGGTTAGGTCCAATTAAGTTCCTTCTATACTGAATTGGTTCTTCAGATTTCTTAAGATGAGCATCAAAAGCTATTAGATGTTGGTTCAGAAGACAATTTCTCCAAACCTTTTATGTTTGCTGTTATATTGTTTTATCACCTGTCCTAGCCTCTTTCCTGCTAGCTGATTAGAAGATTTTCTTTAGGGAAGGTGTGGATATTATCACAAATGTATCAACCAGCAGTTCTTGAACATGTGCCAATCGAGTGGATgcctttttttaatattctatgTCCATCCATTTGGGATATGTTCAGCAAAGAACCATTTAAAATTGTTGTTTGGTTTCGATTATATAAAGTGTGATGTTGATTCTTGTGCTATTCCAATGGTATTCTACATCTCAGAATTTAAGAAGAACGAATTGAACAAATATGGATCACCACTGGACATTCGTGACGCGACAGAGAGCAACATTACTGGTTAGATACTGTTACTGTTAAGAACTTTTCTTTGTTAGCCCAAATGCTGTCTCCAGGTTCCCACAACTTTTATGGTATATGTCTATAAATTGAACTTAAGTTGATCAACCCAACGGAATTTCTACTTGTTATATAagttatgttttgttttttcatcGCATCTTGATGATATAGTTTCATCCTTTTTGAGGTCGTGAGAACGTGAAGTTTTCCTTTGGAAGAACTTCCCTCGCTATGTATATTTAGatcacacaaaataaaataatgtcagGGTAATCTTGAAGTACACAAGATATGGGCAAGTCAAGGCCTCCACAATTTTAAGAGTTCTCTTTGTGCATACCTATCTCGTGTTATTGTCTAGTATTTAACTATTTATTCATGTTTATGGCAGTATTGAGTTTGAATTTTCTCCACAAACAAGAGATAGAGAATGTCTTGTTAGTTGTTTCAGTGCGCCATTCTTAACTAGAGAGTTTGAATTGCAGAGTGGCAGGTCCTCTACACCAGTCAATTAACTCAGAAGGCCAAAAAGTATCATGATGGTAACTTGAAAGTTGTTACTTCTGGATCCAAAGGGAACCAGGTTCTACTTTTTTGGGTGTTTCCTTCTGTCACTATATTTATCATGTTTCTCAATGTTGGTGCATCTTTGTTACCGGAAAATAGACGATAGCTTTAGCTAGACCAATTTCTAATCAGTGGTAGGAGCTACAATACATGAATAATCTCTatctttacataattaaatagtatGGATATCTATTTGCTAAAGCTAATCAATTAGTTGTTTCTTCTAGCATCctcaacaattttattttttatcatcttTAAGCATCCTCGACAAAACTTTACTATCCCAGTTCTATATTGGTTTACTCATAACATATGTAATGTTAACAACAAACTAAAGTTATGCTGGATGAGAATAATCAACTAGTTTGTAATCATGTTGATTTGTTTGATGTGCATTTTATCTTCAAATGCTGTTTCGtttattattgttgtttggACCCTACATGTAAAATAGTAGTTTGTTCTTCAACCTGCAAAGTATTAACCAATGATCATTTACTGTGAATACCATTCAGGTCATGCTATATGATGCAAGCGGGAGACTCTTAGACAGTAAATTTCTTAGGAAGAACGAAGTAATTGCCTCGGGAGTATCATTGATTCTTGATGGTTATTTGGTTGATATAGGAGAACCTGAAGGTGGAGGCCATAAGCCTCCCAGTGATCCCTTGAATATTATCAAAGTCATTGAAAAAGCAGGTTATCTTTCAGTCCAATCTAATGTTAATATCTGTTTTCCTCTTTCTGAAATCCTATTGATAAATCATGGGGTCAACAAATAAATTGGTCCTAATTTAGGGTTTGTACTGgattttttctttcatatatGTAAGACATTCTatctttttcttatatttcatCAAACAGAGACTGGAAATCTCGGTCCAACTAAAAAGAGGTCTCCATCAAATCTTCATAGTGGCTTTGAAACTGCTGTTACAGGTTTTTGAAGCTGATTTATCTCTCGTGATGGTctaattttatcaatttgtCAAATGCACCTCAATTTTAGAGGCTAGATTATCTTTTAAATGATCGTTGTAGATGGTTTCATTTTTACCATGGCATCCTAGTTTTAGTCACAATTACTATTTGCATAATTTTAGGGAACATTAACTGCAATATCTAAAATGGATCTTATACTTTCAAATAGACAATATATTATTGTGAActttaatgaaatattaaaatgatcTTGAACGGGATATTCAACTGACATTTTTTAACGGAAATACATGATCACTGTTTGACCATAGAATACATTCTTTAGGCCAAAAATCCAAATTGGCTGCCTAACTTAGAGTGAAAAAAAAGCATAATACATTCTCAAGTACACTCCAAACAAAAACCAACAAACTGGTTGCCAAAGCTGTTAGATATATAACATTAGGTAGTTGGAGAAGAAAAAATACTATGGAAGGGCTGGGAGGATATACGTAAATCGTCAAGACTTTTGTATAAGTACAAGGGTCATTTAGTGTAGttcaataaaatttataggCCTAATTTGGATTTCTAACATATTTAACAAAACATCATTAGGTTTTCCTTTAGTTTGGACCATTTCAGCACATGTCCTGATTTGAACATTTGGTTACAAGACACTTTTGAATATCTCGCTCAAGTACAGGGGCCAATATAGTGTTTTATCCTATTGGAAATGCATGAATATGAGGTTTCCCTCTTTGAAGATATTTGGTACAAGGTGTATTGTTCCTTGTCTAATTTATTTGCATCTCTCTGCACAAATCACAATACAGAATGGGATGTTCTTTATACCACTCAGGTAACCCAAAAGGCCAAAAGGTACAATACTGGCATACTCAGACTTGCACCTTGTGGTTCCTGCAGGTTGAAGGTCAGTATCAATTTAATTCACCTGCCTGCTATCTGCTTAGTTACATGTGTATATTTCCTCCAGAATTGCAACTTAAGTAGGATGGTAGAACTATGTATAAATATCTTGAAATTGATTTGTTTCTTCAGAAACcatatattagtattattataagATGGTTTCAGATCCATTCGTTGTTCCATCAAGTTGCTGGTCATACAAACATGTCAACTATGATGATGGATATAGAATACTGTCTTGTGATAAAAATCaccaaataatttatcaaatccTTGAGACATGTCTCAACCAGAAAATCAACAAATATCTTTTAAGTTATGCCAAAGAAACATTCTTAATTGtactaagatttttttaatcaactGAAGGATATTTGATCTCTTTAATTGTATACAACCTGATGTGCCAGGCCACTTGGGAATTGCATAGGTTCTTGCTGAGTATGTGTTATGATTCTAGTTTCCTTTATAAGAACCTGTTGTTTTTTTGTCCACTAGTCTTTTCTTGTTCAACTGATCTGTTCAACTAATATCAGGCTGCTTTATCAAGTGAAGATGGAACTGTTTTGAGCTGTAAATTTCTGAAGTTATCTGAAGGTGTAAGAAGTGGGATCATATTTCAGATGCCAAATTATCTGGTGGAAGTTGGTGATCAAAGGATGAGAGGTGCGTGTATTCTCTTTCTTGTATAAAATCACTTTACCAGATATGGATGACTTACCTCTACTGAAGGAACAGATAGCCACATTCTTTAGTCTATTGTATCCTGTGTGTAAACTATTTCTTGCTGCCCTGACATCTTATTCTTTGGAAGGTCTTGCATTTTCCCTTTTTTCATATGTAATCCTATGTTGCAGAACCTGAAAAAATTGTCTGTAAAAAGGAAAACCTGATCCCCCAGTTTAAAAGAACTATTGTGGAAGTCATTCCAACTGAAACAAATGTTTGTACAGAGGAAAAACTGATCCCCCAGTTTAAAAGATCTATTGTGGATGTCATTCCAAATAGAAGATCCACTGTGGACAAGCCTTCACATGATGGTACGTCTGATAACCACATTTCTTTAGTCTATTGTATCCTGTGTGTAAACTATTTATTGCTGCCCTGACATCTTATTCTTTGGAAGGTCTTGCATTTTCCCTTTTTCATATGTAATCCTATGTTGCAGAACCTGAAAAAATTGTCTGTAAAAAGGAAAACCTGATCCCCCAGTTTAAAAGAACTATTGTGGAAGTCATCCCAACTGAAACAAATGCTTGTAGAGAGGAAAAACTGACCCCCCAGCTTAAAAGATCTATTGTGGATGACATTCCAAATAGAA
This is a stretch of genomic DNA from Impatiens glandulifera chromosome 4, dImpGla2.1, whole genome shotgun sequence. It encodes these proteins:
- the LOC124935910 gene encoding uncharacterized protein LOC124935910 isoform X4; its protein translation is MVFYISEFKKNELNKYGSPLDIRDATESNITEWQVLYTSQLTQKAKKYHDGNLKVVTSGSKGNQVMLYDASGRLLDSKFLRKNEVIASGVSLILDGYLVDIGEPEGGGHKPPSDPLNIIKVIEKAETGNLGPTKKRSPSNLHSGFETAVTEWDVLYTTQVTQKAKRYNTGILRLAPCGSCRLKAALSSEDGTVLSCKFLKLSEGVRSGIIFQMPNYLVEVGDQRMREPEKIVCKKENLIPQFKRTIVEVIPTETNVCTEEKLIPQFKRSIVDVIPNRRSTVDKPSHDEPEKIVCKKENLIPQFKRTIVEVIPTETNACREEKLTPQLKRSIVDDIPNRRSTVDKPSHAGKPESCAWPGSCRSSLKEAISTKIENIDKPLRDAQGILSILKKSMKPECSLPKPSLVDQKIDPNCSDHNHCDMKNLATREHVEDFDKDPTDILVTVTRQSFSGERDPINVQNYPSDDEDKGDSKTTHSQGLETSDITKTDLDAGITPVLHDQLNAHVDEDSIQLMSLDGFSAKELSAEVRLEIPSQSNADMRITPGTNSVNNASHYPVNRKEKRAQTSLSEEEPFSFSLGF
- the LOC124935910 gene encoding uncharacterized protein LOC124935910 isoform X5, whose protein sequence is MVFYISEFKKNELNKYGSPLDIRDATESNITEWQVLYTSQLTQKAKKYHDGNLKVVTSGSKGNQVMLYDASGRLLDSKFLRKNEVIASGVSLILDGYLVDIGEPEGGGHKPPSDPLNIIKVIEKAETGNLGPTKKRSPSNLHSGFETAVTEWDVLYTTQVTQKAKRYNTGILRLAPCGSCRLKAALSSEDGTVLSCKFLKLSEGVRSGIIFQMPNYLVEVGDQRMREPEKIVCKKENLIPQFKRTIVEVIPTETNVCTEEKLIPQFKRSIVDVIPNRRSTVDKPSHDGKPESCAWPGSCRSSLKEAISTKIENIDKPLRDAQGILSILKKSMKPECSLPKPSLVDQKIDPNCSDHNHCDMKNLATREHVEDFDKDPTDILVTVTRQSFSGERDPINVQNYPSDDEDKGDSKTTHSQGLETSDITKTDLDAGITPVLHDQLNAHVDEDSIQLMSLDGEAGFSAKELSAEVRLEIPSQSNADMRITPGTNSVNNASHYPVNRKEKRAQTSLSEEEPFSFSLGF